CTGAAAACATAATGCTTAGGCCCGCGCCGGGTTAACCTTTAAAAAGCCTTGCTCCAAGTTTAGGCCATGAAGGGAGAAGTCCTGGTGCTAACTGGGATGGTGCTCATATTCACGGGCTTCCTGCTGGTGTTCCTCGGGACACTCATGAGCGCCTCCACCGCCGAGGTCGAGGGAGGAGGCGTGATAATGATAGGCCCAATCCCCATAGTCTTCGGCACGGGGAGGGGCGTGATAATCGCGATGGTACTTGCGGTTCTCCTCATGGTTCTGTGGATAATCGGAGCTCTGCTGGGTAGGGGTGGCTCATGAGCTACATACTCGACCTTTCGCTGCTCCTCGTTTTTGCCAAGAGCCTCGAGTGGCTGTTCGAGAAGAGGGAGATTCACCCGATTATTGCGCACGTTCTCACGGGGGTTATCCTGGGCCCCTTCGTCCTCGGAATAGTGGTTCCGGGCGAGGAGCTCAAGGTTCTCTCGGAGTTCGGGCTAATAATGATGATGCTCTACACGGGATTAACAAGTAATTTCTCCGCCATCTCGATCAACAAGTTCAAGGCCACGGTTGTAGCTTTCCTGGGGGTAGCTTTCTCCTTCATGTTCGGCTACGGTACGGTCACTTTCTTCGGCTACGGCACCGCGACGGCCATCTTCGTGGGAGCTGTCCTTGGGAACACGGCCATAGAGGTTACCAGCGGCGTCATAATGAGGGAGCGCGTTGACAGGAACGTCTCGTCAATACTCATGGGAGCGGCATTCGCCGACGACATCATGGCGGTTTACCTCATAGGCGTGATCACGGCCCTCTCGAGGGGAGCGTTCTCCCCGTTGGACATGCTCTTCCTGACCGTCAGGATAGTGGTTTTCATCGTAGCGGTTCTCGTCTTCTCGGAGCTTGTCTTCAAGCGCTCCAGAAGGATAAACTTCCTCATCAGGGACCTCAACACGTTCTTCACGTTCACGCTCGTGCTCACCTTCCTGCTCGCCCTCCTCGCGGAGGAAGCGGGGCTAAACCGCATAATCGGGGCCTATCTCGCGGGCCTGACCATAAGCCGGCTCCGCGAGAGGAAGGACCCCCTTATAATAAGCCGCATAAAGCTGAACGAACTCATAGGGGAACTCCAGGTGGTTCTCACGGAGTTCTTCATTCCCCTGTTCTTCATCTACGTCGGCCTCGTGTTCAACCCGCCGGTCTCTGAGATAAGCCTCGCCCTCATAGCGGCCCTTTACATGGCGGCGGTCCTTGGAAAGCTCCTCGGCTGCTCGCTGGGAATGAGGCTCTTCCGCTTTGACTGGAATCGTTCGTTGATGGTGGGAATCGGCATGGGCGGAAGGGGAAGCCTCGAGCTGGCCATCCTCAAGTTCGGCCTGGACACCGGTCTAATCAACCAGCTCATATTCGCCTCCATAGTCATAGTCTCCATGTTAACGGCCCTCACGACTCCCCAGTTCTTCAAGCTCTACGTGAGGATGGTCAAACGCAAAGCTTAAACACCCCCCCGCTTAAGGGTTGGCAGGTGAGAAAATGATTCCGGCAGAGGGAATGGACGAGAAGGAAGTTCTGGCGGAGCTTGAGGAACGCCTTAAGGATGACCTCTCATTCGATTCGGGAAAGATTCTCGGTTCTATGTGCACCTATCCCCATCCTTTGGCCCTTAAAATCGTGATGCGCTACATAGACAGGAACCTCGGCGACCCGGGGCTCCACGCGGGGAGCAGAAAAATAGAGGAAGAGGCCGTTAACATGCTCGCCAACCTGCTCTCCCTTGAGAGGGGCTACGGGAACATAGTGAGCGGCGGAACGGAGGCGAACATTCTCGCAGTCAGGGCCTTTAGGAACCTCGCCGGTGTTGAGAATCCCGAGCTCATCCTCCCCGAGAGCGCCCACTTCTCCTTCCTCAAGGCGAGCGATTTGCTGGGAGTCAAACTCGTCTGGGCGGAGCTGAACGATGACTACACCGTCAACGTGAGGGACGTTGAGGCGAAAATCACCGACAACACTATAGGCATCGTTGGAATAGCCGGGACGACGGGCCTCGGTGTGGTGGACGACATCCCTGCCCTGAGCGACCTGGCCATTGACTACGGCCTTCCGCTCCACGTTGATGCCGCCTTTGGCGGTTTCGTCATACCCTTTGCCAGGGCCCTCGGTTATGAGGTTCCGGACTTTGACTTCCGGCTCAGGGGGGTGAAGAGCATCACCATAGACCCCCACAAGATGGGGATGGCCCCGATTCCAGCCGGAGGGATAATCTTCAGGGAGAAGCGCTTCGTTGAGGCCATAAACGTTCTCGCGCCCTACTTAGCCGGCGGTCAGGTGTGGCAGGCCACCATAACTGGCACAAGGCCCGGAGCAAATGCTCTAGCCGTCTGGGCCCTTCTCAAGCACCTCGGCTTCGAGGGCTATAAGGAAATCGTGAGGGAGAAGATGGAGCTGGCGAGGTGGTTTGCTGGGGAGCTAAAGAAGATACCGGGGATTTACCTAATAAGAGAGCCCGTGCTGAACATCGTCTCCTTCGGCTCTGAAAAGCTGGAAGAACTTGAGGAGGCCCTCAAAGCACGGGGCTGGGGAATAAGCGCCCACCGCGGCTACATCAGGATCGTGGTCATGCCGCACGTGAAGAGGGAGCATCTGGAGGAGTTTTTGAGGGATTTGGGGGAGATTGCAAAAAGGCTTTAAAGTTGTCCGACAAATTGACCCATAGGTGAGACAGTGACAACGGGTGTGAAGGTTTCTGTAAGACTGCCCCCGAAGCTTGCCGAGGAGATAGACTCGCTCGTTAAAGAGGGCCTCTTCAGCAACAGGAGCGACCTGATAAAGGAGGCGATA
This is a stretch of genomic DNA from Palaeococcus ferrophilus DSM 13482. It encodes these proteins:
- a CDS encoding TIGR00304 family membrane protein; its protein translation is MKGEVLVLTGMVLIFTGFLLVFLGTLMSASTAEVEGGGVIMIGPIPIVFGTGRGVIIAMVLAVLLMVLWIIGALLGRGGS
- a CDS encoding cation:proton antiporter; translated protein: MSYILDLSLLLVFAKSLEWLFEKREIHPIIAHVLTGVILGPFVLGIVVPGEELKVLSEFGLIMMMLYTGLTSNFSAISINKFKATVVAFLGVAFSFMFGYGTVTFFGYGTATAIFVGAVLGNTAIEVTSGVIMRERVDRNVSSILMGAAFADDIMAVYLIGVITALSRGAFSPLDMLFLTVRIVVFIVAVLVFSELVFKRSRRINFLIRDLNTFFTFTLVLTFLLALLAEEAGLNRIIGAYLAGLTISRLRERKDPLIISRIKLNELIGELQVVLTEFFIPLFFIYVGLVFNPPVSEISLALIAALYMAAVLGKLLGCSLGMRLFRFDWNRSLMVGIGMGGRGSLELAILKFGLDTGLINQLIFASIVIVSMLTALTTPQFFKLYVRMVKRKA
- the mfnA gene encoding tyrosine decarboxylase MfnA, whose translation is MIPAEGMDEKEVLAELEERLKDDLSFDSGKILGSMCTYPHPLALKIVMRYIDRNLGDPGLHAGSRKIEEEAVNMLANLLSLERGYGNIVSGGTEANILAVRAFRNLAGVENPELILPESAHFSFLKASDLLGVKLVWAELNDDYTVNVRDVEAKITDNTIGIVGIAGTTGLGVVDDIPALSDLAIDYGLPLHVDAAFGGFVIPFARALGYEVPDFDFRLRGVKSITIDPHKMGMAPIPAGGIIFREKRFVEAINVLAPYLAGGQVWQATITGTRPGANALAVWALLKHLGFEGYKEIVREKMELARWFAGELKKIPGIYLIREPVLNIVSFGSEKLEELEEALKARGWGISAHRGYIRIVVMPHVKREHLEEFLRDLGEIAKRL